AGCCGCCAAGGATGCAGCCGTCGCCCCCGGCACGGTCCAGGTCGCCGACGCCTGGTGCCGCCCCACGCCCAACGGCGCAAAGGTCGGGGGCTGCTACCTGACCCTGACGGCCGGGTCCGACGACCGTCTGGTCAGCGTCTCCACCGCCCTGGCCCAGTCGGCCGAGGTGCATGAGATGAAGATGGAGAACGGGATCATGAGCATGGCTCATCTGCACGACGGCCTGCCCCTGCCCGCCGGAACGCCGGTCGAGCTGAAGCCGGGCGGCAACCACATCATGCTGATGGGTCTGCGCGATCCTCTGGTCGATGGCCGGATCGCCTCCTTCACCCTGACCTTCGAAAAGGCCGGTCCGATCAGCGTTCATGCGGCGATCAAGCAACCGCCGGTGGTCGATTCGGAGGAGTAAGCCTCTCTCTTGAAGGCGCAAGCCTGACAAACCGGCCCGAACCGGCTAAAGGCTCGCGCTCACGAGGAATACAATGGCCCTGAAAGTCGCGATCGTCGGCTTGCCCAACGTCGGCAAGTCCACCCTGTTCAACGCCCTGACCAAGACGGCGGCGGCCCAAGCGGCCAACTATCCGTTCTGCACCATCGAGCCGAACACCGGCGACGTGGCCGTGCCGGAGCCGCGCCTGAACGTCCTGGCCGGCATCGCCGGGTCCAAGGAGATCATCCCCGCGCGGATCACCTTCGTCGACGTGGCCGGTCTGGTGCGCGGCGCGTCCAAGGGCGAAGGCCTGGGCAACCAGTTCCTGGCCAACATCCGCGACTGCGACGCCATCGCCTTCGTCGCCCGCTGCTTCGTCGATGACGACATTACCCACGTCGAGAACCGCATCGACCCGATCTCGGACCTCGAGATCATCGAGACCGAGCTGATGCTGGCCGACCTCGAAAGCCTGGAGCGTCGCCGCGTCCAGATCGAGAAGCGCGCCAAGGGCGGCGACAAGGAATCCCAGCTGAACCTCAAGCTGATCGACGCCGCGCTCGAAAAACTGCGCGACGGCAAGCCCGCGCGTCTGGCCGAGGTGTCCAAGGAGGACAAGAAGGCCTGGGACATGCTGCAACTGCTGACCGCCCTGCCCGCCCTCTACGTCGCCAACGTCGAGGAAGGCTCGGCCGACAAGGGCAATGAACTGTCCGACCTGGTGGCCAAGCGCGCCGCAGAGGACAACGCCAACTCGGTGGTGATCTCGGCCCAGATCGAGTCGGAAATCGCCGTCCTGGACGACGAGGAGCAGAAGGAGTTCCTCGAGACCCTGGGTCTGGAAGAGCCCGGCCTGAACCGCCTGATCCGCGAGGCCTACAAACTGCTGGGCCTGCAGACCTATTTCACGGTCGGCCCCAAGGAAGCGCGCGCCTGGACCATCCCCGTCGGCGCCACCGCGCCGCAGGCGGCGGGCGTGATCCACACCGACTTCGAAAAGGGCTTCATCCGCGGCGAAACCATCGCCTTCGACGACTATGTCGCGCTGAAGGGCGAAGCGGGCGCCAAGGAAGCGGGCAAGATGCGCGCCGAAGGAAAGGCCTATATCGTCAAGGACGGGGATGTGATGCATTTCCTATTCAACAACTAGGGCATTTTCTCAGGGCGGTTAGAAAATCTGACCGCCCTGATAGAATTGCTGCAAACTTATGCCCTTGCGGGTATCGCCAAAGCCCTGGATGAATCAGCCGACTGACGCTGAAAATTCTCCAGGGAAGCCATGAAGTTCGATACCCTCGCCGTGCATGCGGGCTATGCGCCCGATCCGACCACCAAGTCGGTCGCCGTGCCCATCTATCAGACCACCAGCTACGCCTTTGACGACACGCAGCACGGGGCCGACCTGTTCGACCTGAAGGTGGCGGGCAACATCTACACCCGCATCATGAACCCGACGTCCGATGTGCTGGAGCAGCGTCTGGCGGCGCTGGAAGGCGGGGTCGCGGCCCTGACCGTGGCCTCGGGCATGGCGGCCATCACCTATGCGATCCTGACCATCGCCGAGGCCGGCGACAACATCATCGCCACGGGCGCCCTGTATGGCGGCACCTATAACCTGTTCGCCCACACCCTGCCCCAGTACGGCATCGAGGTGCGCTTCATCGACGCCGACGACATCGCGGCGGTGGCGGCCAAAACGGATGCCCGGACCAAGGCGGTCTTCTGCGAGTCCATCGGCAATCCGCTAGGCAATGTGGTGGACTTCGCCGCCCTGGCCGACGCTGCCCACGCGCAGGGCCTGCCGCTGATCGTCGACAACACCGTGCCCACCCCCTACCTGACCCGCCCGCTGGAGCATGGCGCCGACATCGTCGTCCACGCCCTGACAAAATATATTGGCGGGCACGGCACCAGCATCGGCGGCGCCATCATCGACGGCGGGACCTTCCCCTGGGCCGAGCACAAGGAGCGCTTCGCGCGCCTGAACACGCCCGAGGTCAGCTATCACGGCGTGATCTATACCGAGGCCTTCGGCCCGGCGGCCTTCATCGGCCGAGTGCGGACGGTGCTGCTGAGAAATACCGGCGCGGCCATCTCGCCGTTCAACAGCTTCCTGATCCTGCAGGGGCTGGAGACGCTGGCCCTGCGCATGGACCGCCACGTCGAGAACGCCACCGCCATCGCCCAGTGGCTGAAGGCCCACCCCAAGGTCGACTGGGTCAACTATGCCGGCCTGCCCGAGCACAAGGATCACGGCCTGATCCAGAAGTATTTCGGCGGCAAGGCCTCGGGTCTGCTGACGTTCGGGGTGAAGGGCGGCCGTGACGCAGGCGCCCGCTTCCAGGACGCGGTCAAACTGTTCACCCGGCTGGTCAACATCGGCGACGCCAAGTCGCTGGTCTGCCACCCGGCCTCGACCACCCATCGCCAGCTGTCGCCAGATGAACTGAAGAAGGCCGGCGTGACCGAGGACACCGTGCGCCTATCCGTGGGCATCGAGCACATTGACGACCTGATCGCCGACCTGGATCAGGCGCTGGCGGCGGTCTGACCGTCAAAGGCTGACATGAGAAGGCCCTCTGCCCGGCAATGGACAGAGGGCCTTTCTTCTTGCGCGTAAGCCGCCTCTAGCGCCGCGCGGCAGCGCTGCGGTCGCGGACCTGACCAAACTCAGACGTCGGCTTCCAGGTCGGCCACTCGTCGCCGTTGGCGAGCTCTAGACCCAGGCGATACAGCAGGGTCAGATTCTCGACCGCCGAGCGCAGATCCCAGTCCGCCGACCATTCGTCGCTGGGACGGTGATAGTCGGCGCCGAACTTGGCCTTCCACGCCGCCAGTCCCGCCTCGCGGCCGCCCTCGACCCAGTCCACGCCGTGCCAGGGCATCAGGGCCGGGACGCCGGCACGAGCGAAGGGGAAGTGGTCGGAGCGATAGTAGAAGTTCTGCTGCGGCTGGCCGTCGTCGGAGACATAGCGGCCCTCCTTCTCGGCCAGAGCCTGCAGGTCGTCCTCAAGGCTGTTCTGCCCCTTGCCGAAGATGGGCACGTCCTTCGTCGGGCCGCTGAGAGGCAGCATGTCGATATTGATGTCGGCCACCGTCGTCTCCAGAGGATAGACCGGATCGGCGACATAGGCGTAGGCGCCCAGCAGGCCCATTTCCTCCGCCGCCATATGGGCGAAGACGATGCTGCGTTTCGGCGCCGGGGCGGCCTTCAGCTGACGCGCCATCTCGACCACGCCGATGGTGCCCGAGGCGTTGTCCCAGGCGCCGTTGAAGATCTTGTCGTCGCCGGCGGCGTTCTCATTGACGCCGACATGGTCCCAGTGGGCCGAATAGATGATGGCCTCGTTCGGGCGCTCGCTGCCGGTGATGCGGGCCAACAGATTGTGGGTGCGCAGGATTTCGACCGTCTCCTCGGCCGAGGCGGTGATCCGCACATCCAGCGGGAAGGCGCGGAAATCGCCGGTCTGGAGCCGGGGCTTCAACGTCGCAAGATTGACGCCCATTTCAGCCGCGATATCACGGTTGACCGCGCCGCTGAGCGTCAGTTCGGCCGAACCGGGCGTCAGGGTGCGGGTGCGCGTCGCCCCGCCGGTTTCGCGTCGCCAGGCGGCGGCGCCCGCGTCGCCGTCGATGACCGTCAGCACCGCGACCGCGCCGCGCCGCTTGGCCTCGTCGGCCTTATAGGCGGCGGACTGATAGTTGGTGGCGTAGGGGCCGTTGAACAGTTCGCCGTCCGGCTCGCCCGCCACGACCAGCACGACCGCCCCCGTCACGTCCAGATCGCCATAGTCGTCCCATCCCCGTTCGGGCGCGTGGATGCCGTAGCCGGCGAAGACGACGGGCGCGTCGATCACCTCACCAGCCGCTGCGTCGTTCATCGCGCGCAGGGTGAAGTCCGCGCCCGCGATCAGGGCTCGCCCCTGAGGCATGGCGCCAGACCAGATCAGCGTCGGCTGGCCCTTGGGCGTCAGCCGCTTCAGGTCGATGACCTGCAGCCATTGGCCGTCAGGACCGCCCGGCTCCATCCCCATGGCTTCGTACTGGGCCTGCAGCCAGTCCAGCGTCTTCTTCTCGCCTTCTGTGCCCGGATAGCGGCCCTGGAAGTCATCGGCGCTGATGATGCGGATCTCATCCGACAGGCGCTGGGCCGAGAAGTCCTGAGCCGACACGGCGCCCGCGACGAGCAGCAGAGCCGCAGCGGCGACGCCGCGAATGAAACGATGATGCATGGCGATTCCCTTGGCCTCCCCCACGAGGCTCTTGCGCACAGTCATAGGGCGGCCCCTTGCGAGGCCGCCCCTTACATTTTCGTCATGTTCGTCTCGAAAGACGGATCAACGGCGCTGAGCGGCGCTCTTGGCGCGCTCGGGACCGAACTCCGAACCGGCCTTCCATTCGGGCCAGTCGCGGCTGTTGGCCAGGCCCTGACCGACCTTGAACATGACCTCCAGGTCCTGAAGCATGCCGGCGTAGTCCCAATCGGCCTCCCACTCGTCCGCCGCCTGGTGGTAGCGGTTGGCGCGATAGTCGGCGGCCTTGGCCTGACGCGGCTCGATCGGCGCGTCGACGAAATCGCCGGTCGAGGACAGATAGGCCATCGGCACGCCCTTCTTGGCCAGCGGGAAGTGGTCCGAGCGGAAGTAGATGCCCGCGGCGGCCCCAGCATCGCCGACGAAGCCGCGTCCCTGCGCCGCCGCCGCCGCGATCACCGGCTCGTCCAGCTCCGAATGGCCGTAGCCGGTGACGCCCAATTTGTTCATGCGGCCGAACACGGCCGCGGAGTCCAGATTGAAGCCGCCGACGGTCTTCTCCAGCGGGTACAGCGGGTTTGCGGCGTAGAATTCCGACCCCAGCAGGCCGCTTTCCTCGCCGGTGAAGCTGATCATGACGATGGTGCGTTCCGGCTTCGGTCCGGCCGACCACTGACGCGCCAATTCCAGCAGGCCCGCCGTGCCCGAGGCGTTGTCGATGGCGCCGTTGAAGATGCGGTCGCCATTGGCGTCCGGCTCGCCCATGCCGATGTGGTCCCAGTGGCCGGTGTAGAGGATAGTCTCGTCCGGGCGGGTCGAGCCTTCCAGCTTGGCCACGACGTTGTGGGTGACGATGCGGTGGGTCTTCACGTCGAAGCTGGCGTCAACCGTCGCGCCCTTCAGCTCGACCGGCTGGAAGTCGCGGCTGCGCGCCTTGATCTTCTCCTGCTCGAAATCGAGCCCGGCGCGGCGGAACAGATCGACCGCCAGATCGCACTGGATCCAGCCCTCCATCGCCACGCGTTCAGACGCCGGATCAGCGCGCACGATGTCGAACTGCGGCACGCCCCAGGAGTTGGCGACCGTGGTCCAGCCGTAGGACGCCGGCTTGGTCTCGTGCACGATCAGCACGCCCGCAGCGCCCTGACGCGCGGCTTCCTCGAACTTGTAGGTCCAGCGGCCGTAGTAGGTCATGGCCTCGCCGCCGAAGGTGTTCAGCGACGGGTCTTCAAAGTCGGCGTCGTTGACCAGGACGACGACGACCTTGCCCCGCACGTCGGTCTTGAAGTCGTTCCAATCACGCTCGGGCGCGCTGATGCCGTAGCCGACGAAGACAAGCGGCTTGTCCTTCAGGTCGACCGCAGCGCCCGGCAGGCGTGTCGTCATGGTGACTTCCTGACCCTGCGTCAGCGACTGGCTCCAGTCGCCCAGCTTCAGCCGCCCCGCCACGTTGGAAACGGCGAAACGGTTCAGCCCGACCGCCTGGGTCCAGCCGCCGTTCTCGCCGCCCGGCGCGAAGCCAGCGGCGGCGTACTGGCGGCTCAGATAGTCGATGACCTTCTGCTCGGCCGGGGTGGCGATGCCGCGCCCCTCGAAGCTGTCATCCGACAGGACGCGGATGTCTTCGGAAATGCGCGCGGCGTCGAAGGCGGGCGTGGTCTGGGCCTGGGCGGCGGCGGACGCGCCCAGAGCGGCGGCGAACGCCAGAACGGCGACGGAAGACGAGATACGCATACAGGTTCACCCCTCGAAGAATTCGATGACGGGACCGTAGTCAGCCGGACCGCGGGTGTCGACCGCCGACAGGCGCCGACCGGCCATGAAAAAACCCGCCGGATCGCTCCGGCGGGTTCGTTTCGTTTCGATCTGACGCGCGCGGCTCTTAGTGAGCGACGCCCTTCCAGATGCGGCGGTAGCTGGCGTAGGTCACGCCCGCGAAGGCCAGCAGGAAGATCAGCACGCCGAAGCCCATCTGCTTCCGCTCGACCATCTTCGGCTCGGAAGTCCAGGCGATGAAGGCGGCGACGTCCTTGGACATCTGGTCCACGGTCGCCTCGGTGCCGTCGTCATAGGTGACCTGACCGGCGCTCAGCGGCGGCGGCATGGCGATGAAGCCGCCCTTGGGCACCTCGCCCTTGCCGGTCCAGAACGGCGTCATGTCGCCGGCCATATAGGGGTTGTAGTGCTGGGTCTCGGTCATCTTCAGACCCGCCGGCGGAGCCGAATAGCCCGACAGCAGCGAGTAGATGTAGTTGGCGCCGTCGTGACGGGCCTTGGCCATGACCGACAGGTCCGGCGGCATGGCGCCGCCGTTGGCCGCAGCCGCCGCCGTCGCATTCGGATAGGGGTTGGGGAAGCGGTCGGCCGTGGTGGCGTCACGCATCAGGGCCTCGCCCGTTTCCGAGTCGATGTCAGCAACCTGGATTTCCTTGGCCAGAGCCTTCACGACCGGGTTGTCGTTCGGGTTCGGATACTTAGGGTTCCAGAACGGCCCGTGCTTGTCGCCCAGGTTACGGAAGTGCACCAGGTCCATGCCGTGGCAGGAGGCGCAGACCTCCTTGTAGACCTTGTAGCCGCGCTGCAGCTGGCCTTGGTCGAAGGTGCCGAACGGCCCGGCAAAGCTGAAGCCGCCGTCGCGCGGATGCTTGGCACCCCCGGCGGCCATCGCCGGAGCGGCGATGGCGACCAGGCCGACAGCGGCCGTCACAGAGACAAGGATCTTGCGGAAGGACACGGTCTTTTTCTCGTTGCTCATCATCGCGCTCACGCCTTCTCGGCTGCGGTCGACGGGAGCACGGGCTCCGAGATCGTCGCCGGGATCGGCAGCGGCTTCTCACGCAGGCCGATGACCGGCATCAGCACCAGGAAGAAGACGAAGTAGTAGGCCGTGAACAGGCGGGTCAGCCACAGGTAGGAGTTCAGCTGGCCGTCGATCAGGTTGAAGCTGGGCATGCCCGGGACCACCGGAGCGTCCGGCAGCTGCGCGCCGCACCAGCCCAGGCCGAAGCAGACGAACAGGAAGATGATGAAGAAGGTCTTCATCGTCGGGCGGTAGCGCATCGAGCGCACCTTGGACGTGTCCAGCCACGGCAGGACGAACAGGACGCCGATCGCCGCGAACATGGCCACCACGCCGCCGAACTTGTCGGGGATGGCGCGCAGGATCGCGTAGAAGGGCAGCATGTACCACTCAGGCACGATGTGCGCCGGGGTCTGCAGCGGGTTGGCCGGGATGTAGTTGTCGGCGTGACCCAGGGCGTTCGGCTGATAGAAGACGAAGACCGCGAACAGGATCAGGAAGAGGATGATCGCAAAGCCGTCCTTGACCGTGAAGTACGGGTGGAAGGGCAGCGTGTCCTTGGCCTGACGGTCCTTCGGGATCAGGATGCCGACCGGGTTGTTCTGACCGGCGGCATGCAGGGCCCACAGGTGCAGCACCACGCAGCCGGCGATGACGAACGGCAGCAGATAGTGCAGCGAGAAGAAGCGGTTCAGCGTCGCGTTGTCGATCGCCGGGCCGCCGCGCAGCCAGATCAGGATCGGCTCGCCGACGACCGGAATGGCGCCGATCAGGTTGGTGATGACCTCAGCGCCCCAGAAGGACATCTGGCCCCAGGGCAGGACGTAGCCCAGGAAGGCGGTGGCGATCATCAGGAAGAAGATCACACAGCCGACGATCCAGATCATCTCGCGCGGCGCCTTGTAGGAGCCGTAGTAGAGGCCCCGCAGCATGTGCAGATAGACGGCGATGAAGAACATCGACGCGCCGTTGGCGTGCACGTAACGGATCAGCCAGCCGCCGTTGACGTCGCGCATGATGCGCTCGACCGAGGCGAAGGCCATGTCGACGTGCGGGGTGTAGTGCATGGCCAGGACGATGCCGGTGATGATCTGGGTCATCAGGCAGAGCGCCAGGATGCCGCCGAAGGTCCACCAGTAGTTCAGGTTCTTCGGGGTCGGCAGGTTCGCATAGTCCATGCCGAAACGGATGATCGGCAGGCGCGTGTCCATCCACCGCTCAACAGCGGTTTTCGGGACATAGGTGGATTCGTGATCGCTCATGGTTCCTCTGTCCGTCCTCAGCCGATCTTCACGCGGGTGTCGGACATGTATTCGTAGTTCGGCACGATCAGGTTCAGCGGCGCCGGGCCCTTACGGATACGCCCCGAGGCGTCGTAGTGCGAACCGTGGCACGGGCAGAACCAGCCGCCGTACTCACCGGCGTTGAAGGTCGGCACGCAGCCCAGGTGGGTGCACGAGCCGATGACCACGAGATACTTCTCGTGACCGGCCTTGGTGCGCTCGGCGTCGGTCTCGGGAGGGGAGCCGACGGCGCCCTCGTCGATGACCTTGGTCAGCTCGGCCGGGGTGCGATAGCGCACGAAGACCGGCTTGCCCTGCCACTTGATGACGACCTGCTGGCCTTCCTGAACCTTGGTCAGATCGAACTCGATCGACGCCAGGGCCAGGGTGTCGGCCGCCGGATTCATCTGGTTGATCAGCGGCCACGCCACCATCACGCCAGCGCCGGCCGCAGCCGCACCTGCCGCAATGTGGATGAAGTCGCGGCGGGTGGCGTCGCCACCCCCGTGTTGGCCGTCAGGCCCGTCAGCATTCACGACCGATTCGGCCACGCGTTTCACCTCTGCATCGCCGGTCGTCCGCCCCAAGATGGAACGTCAACCGAATGGAACCCTTTGTGCGAAGGCAAACCCCTGCCCGTCCGGCCCTGGTTTCGGCTGCTTCAGACAAGTCGCGAAAGCGATTTGCGAAACAGTCGCAACAAAAGCCGCGACAAGGCCCCGCCCCGCGCGTATGAGGGCCTTAGAATGCGTCTCGCCCTTTTTCAACCTGACATCCCCCATAATGTCGGCGCCTGCATCCGTCTGAGCGCCTGTTTCGGCGTGGAATTGCACGTCATCGAGCCCACGAGCTTTAATTTCGACGATCGGGCGATGAAGCGGGCGGCGCTGGATTACGGACCCCTGTCCCATATGACGCGCCATGCCGACTGGGAGACTTTCCAGCGCGACCGCGCGCCGGGTCGTCTGGTGCTGTTCACGACGCGCGCGGCCGAGCCGCTGACGGATTTCGTGTTCCAACCCGACGACGTCCTGCTGTTCGGCAAGGAGAGCGCCGGGTCGCCCGACTACGTCCACGCGGCGGCCGATGCGCGAATCTATATTCCGATCCGGCCGGAAGCCCGGTCGCTGAACCTGTCCGTCAGCGCCGGGATCGGCCTGCATGAGGCGTTGAGGCAGATGCAGGGCTTGCCGAGACGATAAACGCCACGCCTCTCCCTCCCCATTAAGGGGAGGGAAAAGTCAGAGTGCGGTTTTACTCCGGCGCGCCGTCGTCCGGCAGTTTGGCCAGGCTGGGCCGCTCAGCCCGCTTGGACTCAGCCACCCGCTCCACCGCCCGCATGACGCGCAGCAGGTTCTCGCCCGAGATCTTGCGGATATCCGCCTCGCTCCAGCCACGGCGCATCAGTTCGGCCAGCAGGCGCGGATAGCCGTCCACCCCCTCCAGGCCGACCGGCAGGCTGTCCACCCCGTCATAGTCGCCGCCCAGGCCCACATGGTCGATGCCGGCCACGTCGCGAACGTGCTGGATGTGAGCGATGACGTCCTCCATCGTCGCCTTGGGCGCCGGGTTGGCGGCGTTCCAGGCGTCCATGCCCGCCTTCACCGCAGCGGGATCGCCGGGGTTGAGAGCACTGAGCCGCGTCATCTCAGCGGCGCGCGCCGCGCCCGAGGCCCGCACGGCCTCGCTGATGAAGCCCGGCACGAAGGTCACCATCACGATGCCGCCGTTGCTCGCCATCTGGCGCAGCACCGCGTCCGGCACATTGCGCGGATGGGCCGTCACCGCCCGCGCCGAGGAGTGGGAGAAGATCACCGGCGCCGAAGACACCCGGATCGCATCGACCATCGTGTCTTCGGACACGTGGCTGAGGTCGACCATCATACCCAGACGGTTCATCTCCCGGACCACCTCTTCGCCGAAGGCGTTCAGTCCGTTCCATTTGGGGGCGTCGGTGCCGCTGTCGGCCCAGGTGGTGCTCTTGGAGTGGGTCAGCGTCATATAGCGCGCGCCCGAATCATAGAACTCGCGCAGCAGGCCCAAGGAATCGTCGATGGAATAGCCGCCTTCCATGCCGATCAGACTGGCGATCCTGCCCGCGCGGTGGATGCGGACCAGGTCATCGGCGGTCGTGGCGATCTCGAAAGTCTCAGGATAGGCGGCGGCGATGCGCTTGACGGTGTCGATCTGCTCGAAGGTGGCCTTGGCGGCCTCGACCGGCGCCATGCTGGCCGGGACGTAGACCGACCAGAACTGACCGCCCACGCCCCCGGCGCGCAGACGCGGAATATCCGTATGCAGGCGCGTCGATCCCGACAGATTCGCATTCAGATCAACGCCGTGCGGGTCGTTCCCGAAGCCCTGGCGCAAGGCCCACGGCAGGTCGTTGTGTCCGTCGATCAGCGGCGTGCGCTTCAGGATCTGCGTCACGCGCGCTTCTTGCGGCTGGGTTTGAGCCAGAGCCGGTCCCGCCAGAACGGCGATGGAGGCGGCAGCCAGCAGACTGGCGCGCAGTCCGGCGTTCAGGGCGATGCGGATCATGGGTTCCCCTCTTTGATACTTGGCCCGCCCGGGCGCCCTCGGCGCTGCTTCTTGCGGGTGCGGCAGGCTGGCACAGCCGGACCGCAGAGGGAACCGTTCGTATACCGCCTTACGCCAGCGGATTGTGATCTGGATCAAGGCCCCCTGCCCCCGCCTGCGGCATCAGGCCGTCGTCCGCGCACCCCGCCGGACTGTTCAGAAAGGCCGCGTCATGGTTGAAGCCCTCATGATCCAAGCTGACCCCGCCCTGATGATTGAGCGCCGCGAGCGCGCCCGCGTCTGGTTCGAGACCCTGCGCGACAAGATCCACGCCGGTTTCGAGGCGCTGGAAGACGCCGCGCCCGCCGAACTGTTCGCCGGAGACGCCGGCCGCTTCGTCCGCACGCCCTGGGATCGCCCCGAAGGCGGCGGCGGCGTCATGGGCATGATGAGCGGCCGCCTGTTTGAAAAGGTCGGCGTCCACTGCTCGACCGTTCACGGAACCTTCCCCGCCGACTACGCCAAGAAGGTGCCGGGGGCAGAGGAAGACCCGCGCTTCTACGCCACCGGCATCAGCCTGATCTGCCACCCGGTCAGCCCGCGCGTGCCCGCCGTGCACATGAACACCCGCCTGATCTCGACGACCAAGACCTGGTTCGGCGGCGGCGGCGACCTGACGCCCGTGCTGGACGCGGACCGGCGCGACGACCACCCGGACACTGTGGACTTCCACGCCGCCATGAAGGGCGCCTGCGACGCTTTCGACCCGGCCTGGCACGCCAAATACAAGCAGTGGTGCGACGAATATTTCTTCCTGCCGCACCGCAACGAGCCGCGCGGCACCGGCGGCATCTTCTACGACCACCACGACAGCGGCGACTGGGAGAAGGACTTCGCCTTCACCCAGATGGTCGGCGAGGCCTTCCTGAAGGTCTATTCAGAGATCGTCGCCCGCCGGATGCACGAGCCCTGGACCGAGGCCGAGCGCGAGGAACAGCTGATCCGTCGCGGCCGCTACGTCGAGTTCAACCTGCTGTACGATCGCGGGACCATGTTCGGCCTGAAGACCGGCGGCAATGTCGACGCCATCCTCAGTTCCATGCCGCCCGTGGTGAAGTGGCCCTGATCCGCACGGATCAGGCCGGAACCTGATCCGCCTCCTGCATAACGGCCGCCTCGATCGCCCGGGTCAGTGCGGTCACGGTCAGGGGCTTGGTCAGGTGGCCGTCAGCGCCCGCCGCCCGCCCGGCCTCGACGTGTTCCTGCAGGGCGTTGGCGGTCAGCATCAGCACGGGCGTGCGCGGGGCATCCGTCGCCCTCTCATGCTCGCGGATGGCGGCGGTCGCGGTCAGGCC
Above is a window of Brevundimonas naejangsanensis DNA encoding:
- a CDS encoding copper chaperone PCu(A)C, translating into MKRLFALTALSAAALALAACGQPAEKSTEAAKDAAVAPGTVQVADAWCRPTPNGAKVGGCYLTLTAGSDDRLVSVSTALAQSAEVHEMKMENGIMSMAHLHDGLPLPAGTPVELKPGGNHIMLMGLRDPLVDGRIASFTLTFEKAGPISVHAAIKQPPVVDSEE
- a CDS encoding M28 family metallopeptidase; the encoded protein is MRISSSVAVLAFAAALGASAAAQAQTTPAFDAARISEDIRVLSDDSFEGRGIATPAEQKVIDYLSRQYAAAGFAPGGENGGWTQAVGLNRFAVSNVAGRLKLGDWSQSLTQGQEVTMTTRLPGAAVDLKDKPLVFVGYGISAPERDWNDFKTDVRGKVVVVLVNDADFEDPSLNTFGGEAMTYYGRWTYKFEEAARQGAAGVLIVHETKPASYGWTTVANSWGVPQFDIVRADPASERVAMEGWIQCDLAVDLFRRAGLDFEQEKIKARSRDFQPVELKGATVDASFDVKTHRIVTHNVVAKLEGSTRPDETILYTGHWDHIGMGEPDANGDRIFNGAIDNASGTAGLLELARQWSAGPKPERTIVMISFTGEESGLLGSEFYAANPLYPLEKTVGGFNLDSAAVFGRMNKLGVTGYGHSELDEPVIAAAAAQGRGFVGDAGAAAGIYFRSDHFPLAKKGVPMAYLSSTGDFVDAPIEPRQAKAADYRANRYHQAADEWEADWDYAGMLQDLEVMFKVGQGLANSRDWPEWKAGSEFGPERAKSAAQRR
- a CDS encoding M28 family peptidase, which encodes MTVRKSLVGEAKGIAMHHRFIRGVAAAALLLVAGAVSAQDFSAQRLSDEIRIISADDFQGRYPGTEGEKKTLDWLQAQYEAMGMEPGGPDGQWLQVIDLKRLTPKGQPTLIWSGAMPQGRALIAGADFTLRAMNDAAAGEVIDAPVVFAGYGIHAPERGWDDYGDLDVTGAVVLVVAGEPDGELFNGPYATNYQSAAYKADEAKRRGAVAVLTVIDGDAGAAAWRRETGGATRTRTLTPGSAELTLSGAVNRDIAAEMGVNLATLKPRLQTGDFRAFPLDVRITASAEETVEILRTHNLLARITGSERPNEAIIYSAHWDHVGVNENAAGDDKIFNGAWDNASGTIGVVEMARQLKAAPAPKRSIVFAHMAAEEMGLLGAYAYVADPVYPLETTVADINIDMLPLSGPTKDVPIFGKGQNSLEDDLQALAEKEGRYVSDDGQPQQNFYYRSDHFPFARAGVPALMPWHGVDWVEGGREAGLAAWKAKFGADYHRPSDEWSADWDLRSAVENLTLLYRLGLELANGDEWPTWKPTSEFGQVRDRSAAARR
- a CDS encoding cytochrome b — translated: MSDHESTYVPKTAVERWMDTRLPIIRFGMDYANLPTPKNLNYWWTFGGILALCLMTQIITGIVLAMHYTPHVDMAFASVERIMRDVNGGWLIRYVHANGASMFFIAVYLHMLRGLYYGSYKAPREMIWIVGCVIFFLMIATAFLGYVLPWGQMSFWGAEVITNLIGAIPVVGEPILIWLRGGPAIDNATLNRFFSLHYLLPFVIAGCVVLHLWALHAAGQNNPVGILIPKDRQAKDTLPFHPYFTVKDGFAIILFLILFAVFVFYQPNALGHADNYIPANPLQTPAHIVPEWYMLPFYAILRAIPDKFGGVVAMFAAIGVLFVLPWLDTSKVRSMRYRPTMKTFFIIFLFVCFGLGWCGAQLPDAPVVPGMPSFNLIDGQLNSYLWLTRLFTAYYFVFFLVLMPVIGLREKPLPIPATISEPVLPSTAAEKA
- the ychF gene encoding redox-regulated ATPase YchF, with translation MALKVAIVGLPNVGKSTLFNALTKTAAAQAANYPFCTIEPNTGDVAVPEPRLNVLAGIAGSKEIIPARITFVDVAGLVRGASKGEGLGNQFLANIRDCDAIAFVARCFVDDDITHVENRIDPISDLEIIETELMLADLESLERRRVQIEKRAKGGDKESQLNLKLIDAALEKLRDGKPARLAEVSKEDKKAWDMLQLLTALPALYVANVEEGSADKGNELSDLVAKRAAEDNANSVVISAQIESEIAVLDDEEQKEFLETLGLEEPGLNRLIREAYKLLGLQTYFTVGPKEARAWTIPVGATAPQAAGVIHTDFEKGFIRGETIAFDDYVALKGEAGAKEAGKMRAEGKAYIVKDGDVMHFLFNN
- a CDS encoding cytochrome c1, coding for MMSNEKKTVSFRKILVSVTAAVGLVAIAAPAMAAGGAKHPRDGGFSFAGPFGTFDQGQLQRGYKVYKEVCASCHGMDLVHFRNLGDKHGPFWNPKYPNPNDNPVVKALAKEIQVADIDSETGEALMRDATTADRFPNPYPNATAAAAANGGAMPPDLSVMAKARHDGANYIYSLLSGYSAPPAGLKMTETQHYNPYMAGDMTPFWTGKGEVPKGGFIAMPPPLSAGQVTYDDGTEATVDQMSKDVAAFIAWTSEPKMVERKQMGFGVLIFLLAFAGVTYASYRRIWKGVAH
- the petA gene encoding ubiquinol-cytochrome c reductase iron-sulfur subunit, whose protein sequence is MAESVVNADGPDGQHGGGDATRRDFIHIAAGAAAAGAGVMVAWPLINQMNPAADTLALASIEFDLTKVQEGQQVVIKWQGKPVFVRYRTPAELTKVIDEGAVGSPPETDAERTKAGHEKYLVVIGSCTHLGCVPTFNAGEYGGWFCPCHGSHYDASGRIRKGPAPLNLIVPNYEYMSDTRVKIG
- a CDS encoding O-acetylhomoserine aminocarboxypropyltransferase/cysteine synthase family protein is translated as MKFDTLAVHAGYAPDPTTKSVAVPIYQTTSYAFDDTQHGADLFDLKVAGNIYTRIMNPTSDVLEQRLAALEGGVAALTVASGMAAITYAILTIAEAGDNIIATGALYGGTYNLFAHTLPQYGIEVRFIDADDIAAVAAKTDARTKAVFCESIGNPLGNVVDFAALADAAHAQGLPLIVDNTVPTPYLTRPLEHGADIVVHALTKYIGGHGTSIGGAIIDGGTFPWAEHKERFARLNTPEVSYHGVIYTEAFGPAAFIGRVRTVLLRNTGAAISPFNSFLILQGLETLALRMDRHVENATAIAQWLKAHPKVDWVNYAGLPEHKDHGLIQKYFGGKASGLLTFGVKGGRDAGARFQDAVKLFTRLVNIGDAKSLVCHPASTTHRQLSPDELKKAGVTEDTVRLSVGIEHIDDLIADLDQALAAV